One part of the Diadema setosum chromosome 6, eeDiaSeto1, whole genome shotgun sequence genome encodes these proteins:
- the LOC140230262 gene encoding uncharacterized protein, with protein sequence MVCKVLIAFMALVVVAFAFEMEVDDEFTADMEFMKRDPVMQEFYLAEKRGKSMRKYKPCATQINSDQTCWCTRRGNQFAFCTGAAGGEGI encoded by the exons ATGGTCTGCAAGGTCCTCATCGCTTTCATGGCCCTCGTGGTCGTCGCTTTTGCCTTCGAGATGGAGGTCGATGACGAATTCACCGCCGACATGGAGTTCATGAAGAGGGACCCGGTCATGCAGGAGTTCTACCTCGCCGAGAAGAGGGGCAAGAGCATGAGGAAGTACAAGC CGTGTGCTACACAGATAAACTCAGACCAGACTTGCTGGTGCACCCGACGAGGAAACCAGTTCGCCTTCTGCACAG GAGCTGCCGGAGGAGAGGGCATCTAA